A window of the Acidobacteriota bacterium genome harbors these coding sequences:
- the rplL gene encoding 50S ribosomal protein L7/L12, with translation MAIATEDFIQQIDEMTVLELNNLVKSLEEHYGVSAAAAAVPMAMAGGAAAGGAAEAEEKTEFDVVLKDIGAKKINVIKAVREVTSLGLKEAKDLVESAPAPIKEGVPKDEADEIKKKFEEAGASVEVK, from the coding sequence ATGGCGATCGCAACTGAAGACTTCATCCAACAGATCGACGAGATGACCGTTCTAGAGTTGAACAATCTCGTCAAGTCCCTCGAGGAGCACTACGGTGTTTCCGCCGCTGCCGCCGCCGTTCCGATGGCGATGGCCGGTGGCGCCGCCGCCGGTGGTGCCGCCGAGGCCGAAGAGAAGACGGAATTCGACGTGGTGCTGAAGGATATCGGCGCCAAGAAGATCAACGTCATCAAGGCCGTGCGCGAGGTCACCAGCCTGGGTCTCAAGGAAGCCAAGGACTTGGTCGAGTCGGCGCCCGCCCCGATCAAAGAGGGTGTGCCGAAGGACGAGGCCGACGAGATCAAGAAGAAGTTCGAAGAGGCTGGAGCTAGCGTCGAAGTCAAATAG
- the rplJ gene encoding 50S ribosomal protein L10 — MALSRATKENLVSQYQDGLAAAPNAFLVSFQGISVPQVTELRAKIRENGGEYVVVKNTLALRAIEGQALGGLKEQFEGPTAVVYGDSDPVALAKTLTDFAKTAPVIQFKGGLVESQPVEAEQIQDIAAMPSREELIAKLLFLLQSPVSRFVQALGAIPAQFVQVLGQVSAKKEQG, encoded by the coding sequence ATGGCACTGTCACGCGCAACGAAAGAAAATCTGGTCAGCCAGTACCAGGACGGTCTGGCGGCCGCACCGAATGCGTTTCTGGTGAGCTTCCAGGGGATCTCCGTTCCCCAGGTTACCGAGCTGCGGGCCAAGATTCGCGAGAACGGCGGCGAGTACGTGGTGGTCAAAAACACCCTCGCCCTGCGGGCCATCGAAGGGCAGGCCTTGGGCGGCTTGAAGGAGCAGTTCGAAGGCCCTACGGCGGTGGTCTACGGCGACAGCGATCCGGTCGCCCTCGCCAAGACCCTCACTGACTTTGCCAAGACCGCACCGGTCATCCAGTTCAAGGGCGGCCTGGTCGAGAGCCAGCCGGTCGAAGCGGAGCAGATCCAGGACATCGCTGCGATGCCTTCCCGCGAGGAACTCATCGCCAAGCTGTTGTTCTTGCTGCAGTCGCCGGTGTCTCGCTTCGTGCAGGCGCTGGGGGCGATCCCGGCCCAGTTCGTCCAGGTGCTCGGTCAGGTCAGCGCCAAGAAAGAACAAGGATAG